The following proteins are encoded in a genomic region of Gemmatimonadota bacterium:
- a CDS encoding VCBS repeat-containing protein, whose amino-acid sequence MFIIHEIDDNIRSAYGMTVADVTDNGHLDIVAGSMGTSMIALYEGPHFEKQIISEAHPGTISLSVFDVTGNGRKDVIAASGFGRRQRIPPEYLHWFQASEDSDIWTQHFIDWVPYSHRIAMVEVNGQPLLFVATLQGPGSQINDFDAPGELWCYRIPQDPVNEPWEKRLIDGQLRLNHGLSVCDVDGDGRMDLLLGTRDGLIWFEPPKGDGFEKKWNRWTISPRESSETFAVDMDGDGVNEILSIEPWHGNELVWYKATGDIRTGAWERHLISDKLNRGHSLWCGDIDSDNALEVIAGYNGPGTALHIYRPENLETDTWHIEQIDNRIGMGQMAIEDLSGNGKLDIAASGMSTGNVRWYEQI is encoded by the coding sequence ATGTTCATAATTCACGAAATAGACGACAACATCCGCAGCGCCTATGGCATGACAGTCGCCGATGTCACAGACAACGGACACTTGGACATCGTAGCCGGTTCTATGGGAACCTCAATGATCGCCCTGTACGAAGGACCCCATTTTGAAAAACAAATCATATCAGAAGCGCACCCCGGTACCATCTCACTATCGGTATTCGACGTCACAGGCAACGGCCGCAAAGACGTGATTGCGGCCAGCGGATTTGGTCGAAGACAGCGGATTCCACCGGAGTACTTGCACTGGTTTCAAGCATCTGAAGACAGCGACATCTGGACCCAACACTTCATCGACTGGGTACCCTATTCACACCGCATTGCAATGGTAGAAGTCAACGGTCAACCCCTGCTATTTGTCGCAACCCTGCAAGGGCCGGGAAGCCAGATCAACGACTTTGATGCGCCGGGTGAATTGTGGTGTTATCGCATACCACAAGACCCGGTAAATGAACCGTGGGAAAAGCGATTAATCGACGGACAATTGAGACTCAACCACGGCCTGAGCGTATGCGACGTAGATGGCGATGGCCGCATGGACTTACTACTCGGCACGCGCGATGGCCTGATCTGGTTTGAGCCGCCCAAAGGGGATGGATTCGAGAAAAAATGGAACCGATGGACCATAAGCCCCCGCGAAAGCAGTGAAACCTTTGCCGTAGATATGGATGGGGATGGCGTAAATGAAATACTCTCCATCGAACCCTGGCACGGCAATGAACTCGTCTGGTACAAAGCGACCGGCGACATCCGAACAGGCGCGTGGGAACGGCATCTAATCAGCGACAAACTCAACCGCGGACACTCCCTGTGGTGCGGCGACATAGACAGCGACAACGCACTGGAAGTCATCGCGGGATACAACGGACCCGGCACGGCCCTCCACATCTATCGCCCAGAAAATTTAGAAACAGACACCTGGCACATTGAACAAATCGACAACCGCATTGGCATGGGACAAATGGCAATCGAAGACCTCAGCGGCAACGGCAAATTAGACATCGCCGCAAGTGGCATGTCAACCGGCAATGTGCGGTGGTATGAACAAATTTAA